A genomic stretch from Fibrobacter sp. UWB13 includes:
- a CDS encoding glycosyltransferase family 39 protein → MDKVFAWLKSRTAAQFVFAVILLLGTFARVYMFGSVPGDINQDEAFAGYNAYTLLHHAADSYGYRLPVYLTAWGSGMNALESYLMIPFVALFGMHVWVIRLPMLLVGLLSLAAVYFLVRRFSSERFALGATLLLAISPWHVMLSRWALESNLAPGFVLFGLFFFVKGLEKPKFLIASAAFYGLSLYAYATIWVAVPFIILLNVLYALWTKSIHNNRYTWISLGVLAALALPLMLFMFVNKGVINEIRLPFISIPKLVYFRESEISFERIPENFMNLWNILKNQSDGLPWNCIRNFGLFYPVTLAFFFVGLVENIWQVVRDVKSRKLGLSFFMIVWLLAAFTIGILINVNVNRVNLIFIPIIIMAAQGIIIAFSYIHPKLIYVPLVAYLLSFANFEREYFTVYKDQIANPFCEGIGDAMEFAQSQSKPGDKIYVDPNVSYPRVLFYGKVDLNSYLSTVRYTNFPSAFLYVHEFDRYVFTFDLGNADTQAVYLMENKDSRLSWFEQRGFSVRNFGKYIVAYPTKLL, encoded by the coding sequence ATGGACAAGGTTTTTGCTTGGCTGAAATCGCGAACGGCTGCGCAATTTGTCTTTGCTGTAATTTTGCTGCTAGGGACGTTTGCGCGTGTCTACATGTTCGGCTCCGTGCCGGGCGATATCAACCAGGACGAAGCTTTTGCGGGCTATAACGCCTATACGCTTTTACACCATGCTGCTGATTCTTACGGCTACCGCTTGCCGGTTTACCTGACTGCTTGGGGTTCCGGCATGAACGCACTTGAATCGTATTTGATGATTCCGTTTGTGGCACTCTTCGGGATGCATGTCTGGGTGATCCGTTTGCCGATGCTTTTGGTGGGCCTCTTGTCGCTTGCGGCGGTTTACTTCTTGGTGCGCCGATTCTCGAGCGAACGCTTTGCTTTGGGAGCAACACTTCTGCTTGCGATTTCTCCATGGCATGTGATGCTTTCGCGCTGGGCTCTTGAATCGAACTTGGCGCCGGGTTTTGTGCTGTTCGGACTTTTCTTCTTTGTGAAAGGTCTTGAAAAACCGAAGTTCTTGATTGCCTCGGCTGCATTTTACGGACTCTCGCTTTATGCGTATGCGACCATCTGGGTGGCCGTTCCGTTCATTATTTTGCTGAACGTGCTTTATGCACTTTGGACAAAGTCTATTCACAACAATCGTTACACTTGGATTTCGCTTGGCGTGCTTGCTGCACTTGCGCTCCCGCTTATGCTCTTTATGTTCGTGAACAAGGGCGTCATCAATGAAATCCGCTTGCCGTTCATTAGCATCCCGAAGCTTGTTTATTTCAGGGAGAGTGAAATTTCGTTTGAGCGCATCCCTGAAAATTTCATGAACCTCTGGAATATTTTGAAGAACCAGTCCGATGGACTCCCGTGGAATTGCATCCGCAATTTTGGGCTTTTCTATCCGGTGACACTTGCGTTCTTTTTTGTCGGGCTTGTCGAAAACATTTGGCAGGTCGTGCGTGATGTAAAGTCGCGCAAGCTTGGGCTCTCGTTCTTTATGATTGTCTGGCTGCTCGCCGCTTTTACGATTGGAATTTTAATCAATGTCAATGTCAATCGCGTGAACTTGATTTTTATCCCGATTATAATTATGGCTGCGCAAGGGATTATTATCGCGTTTAGCTATATCCACCCGAAGTTGATTTATGTTCCGTTGGTGGCGTACCTCTTGAGCTTTGCCAATTTTGAACGTGAATATTTTACGGTATATAAGGACCAGATTGCAAATCCGTTCTGCGAAGGCATTGGCGATGCCATGGAATTTGCGCAGTCGCAGTCGAAACCGGGCGATAAAATTTATGTGGACCCGAACGTGAGCTACCCGCGAGTACTTTTTTATGGCAAGGTGGACTTGAATTCTTACCTTTCGACGGTGCGCTACACGAATTTCCCGAGCGCGTTCCTCTACGTGCACGAATTTGACCGCTATGTTTTCACGTTTGATTTGGGCAATGCCGATACGCAAGCCGTTTATCTTATGGAAAACAAGGATTCAAGGCTTTCGTGGTTTGAACAGCGCGGCTTTTCAGTCCGTAATTTTGGAAAATATATTGTAGCATACCCCACAAAATTACTCTGA
- the pyrF gene encoding orotidine-5'-phosphate decarboxylase, which produces MTCFYDRLEQRIAKCGNPVCMGMDPVLKLIPLEGTPEDRIKRFYSDILECCLKRNVQPAVVKPNSAYYECVSVQSMLVLQQLIADYRSAGIPVILDAKRGDIGKSSAAYANAAYDVYRADAVTVSPWMGADSVGPFIREDSENGAYVLLRTSNKGAHDFQDLPVTRSDDPRDVAEAFYSVADKIMEWDADKGYLGAVVGATHPEELEKITAYTVAHKHEIPFLIPGVSIPGVPGGQGGDAKTVLQAIQNGGGKRKFHVLNSSSGLNFAWQRNDTPANYANDCVDALEKLAEACQL; this is translated from the coding sequence ATGACGTGCTTTTACGATCGCCTTGAACAGCGTATTGCAAAGTGCGGCAACCCGGTGTGCATGGGCATGGACCCTGTGCTCAAGCTCATCCCGCTCGAAGGCACTCCCGAAGACCGCATAAAGCGCTTCTATTCCGACATCTTGGAATGCTGCCTCAAGCGTAACGTGCAGCCGGCTGTCGTAAAGCCGAACAGCGCTTATTACGAATGCGTGAGCGTGCAGTCGATGCTCGTTTTGCAGCAGCTCATTGCCGATTACAGAAGCGCAGGCATCCCGGTTATCTTGGATGCAAAGCGCGGTGACATTGGCAAGTCCAGTGCCGCCTACGCCAACGCCGCTTACGATGTTTACCGTGCAGATGCCGTGACCGTCTCTCCGTGGATGGGTGCCGATTCTGTCGGTCCGTTCATTCGCGAAGATAGCGAAAACGGTGCCTACGTGCTCCTCCGCACAAGCAACAAGGGCGCTCACGATTTCCAGGATTTGCCTGTTACTCGCAGTGACGATCCGCGCGACGTTGCCGAAGCGTTCTATTCCGTAGCGGACAAGATTATGGAATGGGATGCTGACAAGGGTTACCTCGGTGCCGTTGTCGGTGCAACCCACCCGGAAGAACTTGAGAAGATTACGGCTTACACCGTTGCTCACAAACACGAAATCCCGTTCCTCATTCCGGGCGTGTCCATTCCGGGCGTGCCGGGTGGTCAGGGCGGCGATGCCAAGACTGTTCTCCAGGCTATCCAAAACGGTGGCGGCAAGCGCAAGTTCCATGTGCTCAACTCGAGCAGTGGACTCAACTTTGCTTGGCAGCGTAACGATACGCCGGCAAACTACGCGAACGATTGCGTCGATGCACTCGAAAAACTCGCAGAGGCTTGCCAGCTTTAA
- a CDS encoding RNA methyltransferase yields the protein MSEEENKPKRTVRITLDRKFGVSEAPERRPRRDDDRGSFGDKPSFRGDRGDRRFDRDRGDRRFDRGERRFDRDNRDENREGRPFNREERRGGGRFDRDRRPRRFGDKPFNRGPRGAMNAPVYRQRPEQKEAVDENLDEAALEARAAQIEAVEDAGSTPPWFKRLIACTTEKGREREGKFLGEGVHVVEELVKHHRELVISVYVVEGFENEELIEAINEAEITLHTLTEDQMKRLSSTMTTQGIIAYCNIASKKPVYETSRSVLTLVDAVQDPGNLGTLFRTSLGFNSSGMILGRGTVSPFNPKVVRGSSGTFLRVPFEFDVDLVDQINFLRSKGYTIIATDLHAKQSLREIPAHKLRKMAFLVGNEGAGTNPYFIELADETVKIPMSSELESLNVAVAHGILSYEAAQIQEELK from the coding sequence ATGAGTGAAGAAGAAAACAAACCGAAGCGTACTGTAAGAATCACGCTGGATCGTAAATTCGGAGTCAGTGAAGCTCCTGAACGCCGCCCTCGTCGTGACGATGACCGCGGTTCCTTTGGCGACAAGCCCTCGTTCCGTGGTGATCGTGGCGATCGTCGTTTTGACCGTGACCGCGGCGACCGCCGCTTTGACCGTGGTGAACGCCGTTTCGACCGTGACAACCGCGATGAAAACCGCGAAGGCCGTCCGTTCAATCGTGAAGAACGCCGTGGTGGTGGTCGCTTTGACCGTGATCGCCGTCCGCGCCGCTTTGGCGACAAGCCGTTTAACCGCGGACCGCGCGGTGCCATGAACGCCCCGGTCTACCGTCAGCGTCCGGAACAGAAGGAAGCCGTTGACGAAAACTTGGACGAAGCCGCACTCGAAGCACGCGCCGCCCAGATTGAAGCCGTTGAAGATGCAGGCTCTACACCGCCGTGGTTCAAGCGCCTCATCGCTTGCACGACTGAAAAGGGTCGCGAACGCGAAGGCAAGTTCCTTGGTGAAGGCGTTCACGTTGTTGAAGAACTCGTGAAGCACCACCGCGAACTCGTGATTTCTGTTTACGTTGTCGAAGGCTTTGAAAATGAAGAACTCATCGAAGCTATTAACGAAGCCGAAATTACGCTCCACACTCTTACCGAAGACCAGATGAAGCGCCTCTCTTCGACGATGACGACGCAGGGCATCATCGCTTACTGCAACATCGCAAGCAAGAAGCCGGTCTACGAAACGAGCCGCAGCGTGCTTACGCTTGTGGATGCCGTGCAGGATCCGGGTAACCTCGGCACGCTTTTCCGCACGAGCCTTGGTTTCAATTCTTCGGGCATGATTCTCGGTCGTGGTACCGTGAGCCCGTTCAACCCGAAGGTCGTTCGCGGTTCCTCGGGTACGTTCCTCCGTGTTCCGTTTGAATTCGACGTGGATCTCGTGGACCAGATTAACTTCCTTCGCAGCAAGGGCTATACCATCATCGCTACGGATTTGCATGCTAAGCAGTCCCTCCGCGAAATCCCGGCTCACAAGCTCCGCAAGATGGCTTTCCTCGTGGGTAACGAAGGTGCTGGCACGAACCCGTACTTCATCGAACTCGCCGACGAAACGGTGAAGATCCCGATGAGCAGTGAACTTGAATCTCTGAATGTGGCTGTCGCACACGGCATTCTCTCTTACGAAGCCGCCCAGATTCAGGAGGAATTGAAGTAA
- a CDS encoding tetratricopeptide repeat protein codes for MRISTVFKICSLTMLMAVATFARPINDGNKLFAAGDYAGALEKYMKAREAEPANPLLFYNIGTCQYKLGNFEEAKKELESAVRMPDRNMAAKAAYNLANTHFRVGEKAQEPSARIAAWRESVAYLKKAIDLDNDFENAKKNVEIVQRKLKEELDKQKENKDQNQNQNDQKQPPLSEKAKQVLARALQLCKDGKYAEGKQMLENLIAEDETASQLSGHVQRIDDVIEIKAGRKPKAKIDASNTDNDLEVI; via the coding sequence ATGCGAATTTCTACTGTATTTAAGATTTGTTCTTTGACGATGCTTATGGCTGTGGCGACGTTTGCCCGACCAATCAATGATGGCAACAAGCTTTTTGCCGCTGGCGATTATGCCGGTGCGCTTGAAAAGTACATGAAGGCCCGCGAAGCGGAGCCCGCAAATCCGCTTTTGTTCTACAACATTGGAACGTGCCAATACAAGCTTGGCAATTTTGAAGAAGCCAAGAAGGAACTCGAAAGCGCTGTGCGCATGCCCGACAGGAATATGGCGGCGAAGGCGGCGTATAACTTGGCGAATACGCATTTCCGCGTGGGCGAAAAAGCTCAGGAACCGAGTGCGCGCATTGCGGCCTGGCGTGAATCGGTTGCTTATTTGAAAAAGGCAATTGACCTCGATAACGATTTTGAAAACGCGAAGAAGAACGTTGAAATTGTCCAGCGTAAGCTTAAGGAAGAACTCGACAAGCAAAAAGAAAACAAGGACCAGAACCAAAATCAGAATGACCAGAAACAACCTCCGCTGAGCGAAAAAGCTAAGCAGGTTTTGGCTCGTGCGCTCCAGCTTTGCAAGGATGGCAAGTATGCCGAAGGCAAGCAGATGCTCGAGAATCTGATTGCCGAAGATGAAACCGCAAGCCAATTGAGCGGCCATGTCCAGCGCATTGATGACGTTATCGAAATCAAAGCCGGTCGCAAGCCCAAGGCAAAGATTGACGCTAGCAACACCGACAACGACCTGGAGGTGATCTAA
- a CDS encoding acyltransferase yields the protein MQKSSNAIDNFLTPDDTKIMKGIAIVCMLMHHLWFFPNRIPGGGVVGLFTLFGMPSTLYLGIFGKICVPMFFFFGGYGVYKSSYGKSYDIVGRLKRLYFAYWKVFLVFIPIGFLFFSSQFPYCIDPFIYSRFEKLVPRELLSNFLGFTSTYNREWWFLISYAFALITFPFIRAIIDRYSARVNLFIVVVVSLLFAHIFPGLKTVPALGVLGNSHMYVRMFCQIAPYAACFWMGAVVARNGLFDRLHDSAKQHGLLNPFADFLVWCMVIVMRQNEVGEIFDVFFIPVLTVASMDLLNRMKLLKKGFWHLGRQSTFMWLIHPFFCYYFDVPAKIVAAPRYAIPSLLVLIAMTYIASVLLDYFWKGLGFVYRKANSVNIHFKHFGASGEKR from the coding sequence ATGCAAAAAAGTTCAAACGCAATCGATAATTTCTTAACGCCCGATGATACCAAAATTATGAAGGGGATTGCAATTGTTTGCATGCTCATGCATCACCTTTGGTTTTTCCCGAATCGTATTCCCGGTGGTGGCGTTGTGGGCTTGTTCACATTGTTTGGTATGCCTTCGACTCTTTATTTGGGAATTTTTGGTAAAATTTGCGTACCGATGTTTTTCTTCTTTGGCGGCTATGGCGTTTACAAGAGCAGTTACGGAAAGTCGTATGATATCGTTGGTAGGCTTAAGAGACTTTACTTTGCTTATTGGAAAGTTTTTCTCGTTTTCATTCCGATAGGATTCTTGTTCTTCTCTTCGCAGTTTCCGTATTGCATTGATCCTTTTATTTACTCGCGCTTTGAAAAACTTGTGCCAAGAGAACTGCTCTCGAACTTTTTGGGATTCACCTCAACATACAACAGGGAATGGTGGTTCTTGATAAGTTATGCGTTTGCCTTGATTACTTTCCCGTTCATTCGTGCGATTATCGACCGCTATTCGGCTAGGGTGAATCTTTTTATTGTCGTCGTTGTGTCGCTTTTGTTTGCTCACATTTTCCCAGGGCTTAAAACAGTCCCTGCACTTGGCGTTCTTGGCAATAGCCACATGTATGTTCGCATGTTCTGCCAGATTGCACCGTATGCGGCTTGCTTCTGGATGGGCGCTGTTGTGGCTCGTAATGGGTTGTTCGACCGCTTGCATGATTCCGCAAAACAGCATGGACTCTTGAATCCGTTTGCGGATTTCCTCGTCTGGTGCATGGTCATTGTCATGCGTCAAAATGAAGTGGGCGAAATTTTTGATGTGTTCTTCATTCCCGTTTTGACGGTTGCGAGCATGGATCTCCTGAATCGCATGAAATTGCTGAAAAAGGGATTTTGGCATCTCGGTCGCCAGAGCACATTTATGTGGCTTATCCACCCGTTCTTCTGTTACTATTTCGATGTTCCGGCAAAGATTGTTGCAGCTCCGCGATATGCTATCCCGTCGCTGTTGGTGCTTATTGCAATGACGTATATTGCCTCTGTGCTTTTGGATTATTTCTGGAAGGGACTTGGTTTTGTGTATCGGAAAGCGAATTCCGTGAATATTCATTTTAAACATTTTGGAGCTTCTGGTGAAAAACGATAA
- a CDS encoding M18 family aminopeptidase, protein MDFFEFLNTAVTPYHTVDALKSFFKANSFAEMELGASLEPAKAYFVCREGSVIAFRTPKQWCDTSKFRIALAHTDFPTLKISPNPDGVNAGVCTLHMEVYGSPLYTSWLDRDLGYAGMLAYVDADNSTLKTKLFRGEKLFRIPQLAVHLNRGVNQDGLKVNPQIDFNALWACASEGNASENRKNLFVKALEKELPAGARLIDFDVQLFDAQPANRGGFNDEWIYSGRLDNLSSCHAIAEAIVGAKSAENDCFVACFFNNEEVGSNTREGAASNFLKSVLDSIASLQNDCHPGVREHDRAQAPLSSSIALSIDMAHAEHPNHVEKHEPNHAPLLGKGIVLKTNAQKRYASDLMSSAQLRLLCEQAGIPLQVFIMRNDMPCGSTVGPTVSANLGIPTVDIGEPMLSMHSIREMMAASDHEDMIKLVKALYC, encoded by the coding sequence ATGGATTTTTTTGAATTTTTGAATACCGCTGTGACGCCGTACCATACTGTAGACGCTTTGAAGTCGTTTTTTAAGGCAAATTCTTTTGCTGAAATGGAATTAGGCGCAAGTCTTGAGCCTGCAAAAGCCTATTTCGTGTGCCGCGAAGGTTCTGTCATTGCGTTCCGTACGCCAAAACAGTGGTGTGACACGTCGAAGTTCAGGATTGCGCTTGCGCATACGGACTTTCCGACGCTTAAGATTTCCCCGAATCCAGATGGCGTGAATGCGGGTGTGTGCACGCTCCATATGGAGGTTTACGGTTCTCCGCTTTACACGAGCTGGCTCGACCGCGATCTTGGATATGCAGGGATGCTCGCATACGTCGATGCCGATAATTCAACGCTCAAAACGAAGCTCTTCCGCGGTGAAAAACTTTTCAGGATTCCACAGTTGGCGGTTCACTTGAACCGAGGTGTGAACCAGGATGGTCTCAAGGTCAATCCTCAGATTGATTTCAATGCACTGTGGGCATGCGCTTCGGAAGGTAATGCTTCTGAAAATCGTAAGAACTTGTTTGTGAAGGCTCTTGAAAAGGAGCTCCCTGCGGGGGCTCGCCTGATTGATTTTGATGTGCAGTTATTTGATGCGCAGCCTGCAAATCGTGGTGGCTTTAATGACGAATGGATTTATTCGGGCAGGCTCGACAACTTGAGCAGTTGCCATGCCATTGCCGAAGCGATTGTTGGAGCCAAGTCGGCTGAAAACGATTGTTTTGTGGCGTGTTTCTTCAACAATGAAGAAGTCGGTTCTAACACCCGCGAAGGTGCCGCCAGCAACTTTTTAAAGAGTGTCTTGGATTCTATCGCTTCGCTCCAGAATGACTGTCACCCTGGAGTGCGCGAGCACGATAGGGCCCAAGCGCCTCTCTCGTCTAGTATCGCCCTCTCTATCGACATGGCACATGCCGAGCACCCGAATCACGTGGAAAAACACGAACCGAATCATGCGCCACTTTTGGGAAAAGGTATTGTACTTAAGACAAATGCACAAAAGCGTTACGCGAGCGACTTGATGAGCTCTGCTCAGCTCCGTTTGCTTTGCGAGCAGGCGGGAATCCCGTTGCAGGTATTCATCATGCGAAACGACATGCCCTGTGGCTCGACGGTCGGCCCTACGGTTTCTGCAAATCTCGGAATCCCGACGGTCGATATTGGCGAACCTATGCTTAGCATGCACAGCATCCGCGAGATGATGGCCGCGAGCGACCACGAAGACATGATTAAGCTTGTGAAGGCTCTGTATTGCTAG
- a CDS encoding acyltransferase codes for MPEIKSTTCKNHSIELIRIVACLLVIMAHSQISILNNNELISGRLAISTILADDVPLFLLVTGFFFFGRIKSDADIIPTFPHRAKSFFSRVYIPTIVYILINIIYRYYNSPTPLNSILNADWDYLGRFIFRLLPGDHLWYICTYMSFIFFFPMLAFVCQDSPQKNKLRQTLLGTAIGAAVIGDVQYFFKLSMIDFEKFLWGYCTIFLILGYELSLFICKFENKRSKLFAIGIVIYLLGFFIKFGLQYYMFTEYGENYANNRFRWLQCSPCFITTVGMFIAVYALGTLIKAKGIVARIINYVGSCTFAIYLFHFMVILETGNLRSTIFWKTGAAMTFFNAIAYYIPYALAVFGLTLVVAIVFKYVVEKPVERLFKKEMPVQRRA; via the coding sequence ATGCCCGAAATAAAGAGCACAACGTGTAAAAATCATTCCATAGAACTCATTAGGATTGTGGCGTGCCTGCTAGTGATTATGGCACATAGTCAAATCAGCATCTTAAACAACAATGAACTGATTAGCGGTAGACTCGCCATTTCGACAATCCTCGCCGACGACGTTCCGCTATTTTTACTGGTAACCGGTTTCTTTTTCTTTGGCAGAATCAAGTCCGATGCAGACATCATCCCGACTTTCCCGCATAGAGCAAAATCATTTTTCTCCCGCGTTTATATCCCCACGATTGTCTATATCCTAATCAACATCATTTACCGTTATTACAACAGTCCAACACCACTCAATTCCATTTTAAATGCCGACTGGGATTATCTCGGACGATTCATTTTCAGGTTACTCCCCGGCGACCATTTGTGGTACATTTGTACTTACATGTCGTTTATCTTCTTTTTCCCGATGCTAGCTTTCGTTTGTCAAGACAGCCCGCAAAAGAACAAATTAAGGCAGACTCTTTTGGGAACTGCCATCGGTGCTGCAGTCATTGGCGACGTGCAATATTTTTTCAAGTTGAGCATGATTGATTTCGAAAAATTCCTTTGGGGGTATTGCACTATTTTCCTTATTCTCGGATACGAACTTTCACTGTTCATCTGCAAATTTGAAAACAAGCGGAGCAAGCTTTTTGCCATCGGCATCGTTATTTATCTACTCGGCTTTTTCATCAAGTTTGGCCTGCAATATTACATGTTCACCGAATACGGCGAGAATTACGCGAACAACAGATTCCGTTGGCTCCAGTGTTCGCCTTGCTTTATAACGACTGTGGGAATGTTCATCGCCGTGTACGCACTTGGTACATTAATCAAAGCAAAGGGCATCGTGGCACGCATCATCAATTACGTTGGTTCCTGCACATTCGCGATTTACCTTTTCCATTTCATGGTCATCCTTGAAACGGGAAATTTGCGCAGCACGATTTTCTGGAAAACGGGAGCCGCAATGACATTTTTCAATGCCATCGCGTATTACATCCCTTACGCCCTCGCCGTATTTGGTTTGACTTTGGTTGTGGCGATTGTCTTCAAATACGTTGTCGAAAAGCCCGTAGAGAGACTTTTCAAAAAGGAGATGCCCGTTCAGAGACGGGCATGA
- a CDS encoding MlaD family protein, whose product MAFQKIKQINWMEMSGLLVGVVTTVAVMIFSLTLYHYLNDNGVIKVKEYTLHSKFEKALGLRPGTRVQISGVDVGQIKNMKINSDGMGVLMEFAIRQEFQPLITDSASVYAIRDQNMISARVINIDIRNGKGNILQDGDTLTAGKAQDIETVVETANELLGRVNHLIDAADTLIAMALDTGTTMGALFGSRALYDNLNRQLFRLDEITFIGKNVLKKTSFLLDTMKTDVPRLVSRANEVTDNVSNLLEDFKPLPGQVTSLLNSMDSTVGRVDNLVTDFGTVTTGLQDFMNTTESTLQSADDLMNGMSKMWLLKGNIPKHDSVPFVVETLW is encoded by the coding sequence ATGGCATTTCAAAAGATAAAACAGATCAACTGGATGGAAATGTCCGGCCTCCTGGTCGGCGTTGTGACCACCGTTGCTGTAATGATTTTTTCGCTGACGCTCTACCACTACCTCAATGACAACGGAGTCATCAAGGTCAAAGAGTACACGCTGCACAGTAAGTTCGAAAAGGCTCTCGGCCTTAGACCGGGTACCCGTGTACAGATTAGCGGTGTCGATGTCGGACAGATTAAAAACATGAAGATCAATTCCGATGGCATGGGTGTGCTTATGGAATTTGCCATCCGCCAGGAATTCCAGCCGCTGATTACCGACAGTGCATCAGTCTACGCCATCCGCGACCAGAACATGATTTCGGCTCGAGTCATCAATATTGACATCAGGAACGGCAAAGGAAATATTCTTCAAGACGGGGATACCTTAACGGCAGGCAAAGCTCAAGATATCGAAACCGTCGTGGAAACCGCCAACGAACTTTTGGGCCGCGTAAACCACCTCATCGATGCCGCCGACACGCTTATCGCAATGGCTCTCGATACAGGAACGACCATGGGTGCGTTGTTCGGTTCCCGTGCACTTTACGACAATCTCAACCGTCAATTGTTCCGCCTAGACGAAATTACATTCATCGGCAAGAACGTGCTGAAGAAGACATCCTTCTTGCTCGATACAATGAAGACCGACGTACCGCGACTCGTCAGCCGCGCAAACGAAGTCACGGATAACGTAAGCAATTTGCTTGAAGATTTCAAACCGTTACCGGGTCAGGTCACTTCGCTTTTGAACTCTATGGATTCTACCGTGGGCCGTGTAGACAACCTCGTGACAGACTTCGGCACGGTCACTACCGGACTGCAAGACTTCATGAATACAACGGAAAGCACCTTGCAGAGTGCAGACGACTTAATGAACGGCATGTCCAAGATGTGGCTTTTGAAAGGCAATATACCGAAGCATGACTCTGTGCCCTTTGTCGTGGAGACGCTATGGTAA
- a CDS encoding NPCBM/NEW2 domain-containing protein yields the protein MKNDKSIQYFLIWGVICLLANLFCTNAAAFGGDQNYWADWVKQLANNGLERFNGNYPPLYVFWLWIVAQVHNLANIPIEKGTLLKFFCLWPVYFGHVGLVDLASRLVARFKLPKYSAHLVLAFVALNPALLLDGPIWGQVDLFPCIFGIAALYCINFRGLLKYASMFFALALLAKFQMILLLPIFGGIFLRRYKQSWRGLPLMVVAIALVFLPFIVAGNLSGLLTHAYLNTTEQYPFSTYNAANTWMFFVGNTSRDVNPLFGLSPDGIGFLLSPSWLGKILFVIISAYILKCALFAKTLRRTFELATWEAFAFFLVLPGMHERYLIYAVPFACVWMVVETKKSWIWSILVTAICAMNISMVNGFKGADLWVPVSGLALLIFIAGVVNNFAPRAFPTLIEKLARIPFPRFTPYVVLALFLFPMLISEIVGLMPVNVELSSNQFYLTDLPIDHYTQQYGRPRVNRAVDGATLTVRGQQYKNGIGTHANSELFFKMPADADSLEFVVGIDDEAGGGGSVRFIVATPEETLWKGDVVFGNRKPQSAKVYIGGQQTIILKADADGDNAYDHADWLNVIVTKRK from the coding sequence GTGAAAAACGATAAGTCTATCCAGTACTTTTTGATTTGGGGCGTTATCTGCCTGCTTGCAAACTTGTTCTGTACAAATGCTGCTGCATTTGGTGGAGATCAAAATTATTGGGCGGATTGGGTCAAGCAACTGGCGAATAACGGGCTTGAACGCTTTAACGGCAACTATCCTCCGCTTTATGTTTTTTGGCTTTGGATTGTGGCGCAAGTCCATAACTTGGCAAACATCCCGATAGAAAAGGGAACCCTTCTCAAGTTCTTCTGCTTGTGGCCGGTTTATTTTGGACATGTAGGACTTGTCGATTTGGCGAGCCGACTGGTGGCGCGCTTCAAGTTGCCGAAGTACTCTGCACATCTCGTGCTTGCGTTTGTGGCCTTGAACCCGGCGCTTTTGCTCGACGGCCCGATTTGGGGACAGGTCGATTTATTCCCCTGCATCTTTGGCATTGCCGCTCTTTACTGCATCAACTTCCGCGGACTTTTAAAGTACGCTTCGATGTTCTTTGCACTTGCGCTTTTGGCAAAGTTCCAGATGATTTTGCTTTTGCCGATTTTCGGTGGCATTTTCCTCCGTCGCTATAAGCAGTCTTGGCGCGGGCTCCCGCTCATGGTGGTTGCAATTGCACTTGTGTTCTTGCCTTTCATCGTTGCAGGGAACCTCTCGGGGCTCCTCACGCATGCTTACCTCAACACGACGGAACAGTACCCGTTCTCGACTTACAATGCAGCGAACACTTGGATGTTCTTTGTGGGCAATACGAGCCGTGACGTGAATCCGCTTTTCGGACTCTCACCGGATGGCATTGGATTTTTGCTTTCGCCGTCCTGGCTTGGAAAGATTCTGTTCGTGATTATCTCTGCTTACATTTTGAAGTGCGCTCTCTTTGCCAAAACACTCCGCCGCACGTTTGAACTTGCGACTTGGGAAGCTTTTGCGTTCTTCCTTGTGTTGCCGGGCATGCATGAACGTTACCTGATTTACGCCGTTCCGTTTGCTTGCGTGTGGATGGTGGTTGAAACGAAGAAATCCTGGATCTGGTCAATTCTAGTGACTGCCATTTGTGCCATGAATATTTCGATGGTGAATGGCTTCAAGGGTGCCGATTTGTGGGTGCCGGTTTCTGGACTTGCGCTCCTCATCTTCATTGCGGGTGTTGTGAACAACTTTGCCCCGCGTGCGTTCCCGACGCTGATTGAAAAGCTTGCTCGCATCCCGTTCCCGCGCTTTACGCCGTACGTGGTGCTTGCATTGTTCCTTTTCCCGATGCTCATTTCTGAAATTGTCGGACTCATGCCGGTCAATGTGGAACTTTCATCGAACCAGTTCTACCTCACGGATTTGCCGATTGACCATTACACGCAACAGTACGGGAGGCCTCGTGTGAACCGCGCTGTCGATGGCGCTACGCTTACTGTTCGTGGTCAGCAGTACAAAAATGGCATTGGCACGCACGCCAATTCTGAACTGTTCTTCAAGATGCCCGCGGATGCGGATTCGCTCGAATTTGTCGTGGGCATTGACGATGAAGCGGGTGGCGGTGGCTCCGTGCGCTTTATTGTGGCAACGCCCGAAGAAACGCTCTGGAAAGGTGACGTTGTATTTGGCAATAGAAAGCCGCAATCGGCTAAAGTCTATATCGGTGGTCAGCAGACGATTATCCTCAAGGCAGATGCCGATGGCGACAACGCTTACGACCATGCCGACTGGCTGAACGTCATCGTGACAAAGAGGAAGTAA